The following proteins come from a genomic window of Leptospira dzoumogneensis:
- a CDS encoding sigma-54-dependent Fis family transcriptional regulator, which produces MNSTLDPDRLLDLILERCIQICEVGSGSLMLISRSDEVLDIVTFRGMNPSVRTKVKLRVGEGITGIVAASGEGMIVNDVTQNPHYISIKDDILSELAVPMIVEDEVIGVISLDSSRKQAFSDEHLELVSTLANMAAQIFKNLQTFRQLEQKNKIQQVLIDISRTVTSTLVLQEIFDDVMDRLDKSLNLERGSIVLFDSEKNILKLSAASGLTAEEMEKGVYLPGEGVTGKVYESGEAVIVESIVSDENFLNRLNNASHFKNNPENVSFLAAPIKSDTDVLGVVSVFFVHKKYVDLKTYLDFLQVVASVIYQAIRIQKLIDEEKREISRENILLKRELKNKYKFGSLIGKSKSMEKLFEMIQLVSDSRASILITGESGTGKEMIASAIHYNSSRGDKPFIKINCAAIPENLLESELFGHKKGSFTGAVADKKGKFEMADTGTIFLDEIGEMDLNLQSKLLRVLQEKEIEAVGSVKPKKIDVRIIAATNADLEDLISQKLFRADLYYRLNVVNMLTPPLRERPEDIPLLINHFISKYTSENIKKIKGITREAHKLLMSYSWPGNVRELENVIERAVVLSQSEMLDIQDFSEISGRILYGDEGEDVEVGVDPEASSEVASSKFSPAHLDALDGRAMEVVVGEVEARLIKYAMKKFKYTKTRVAKFLGINRNTLDKKIKDLKIDY; this is translated from the coding sequence ATGAACTCGACCTTAGATCCAGATCGTTTACTGGACCTAATTTTGGAGAGATGTATCCAAATTTGTGAGGTTGGTTCCGGTTCCCTTATGCTGATCAGTAGATCGGACGAGGTTTTGGACATCGTTACCTTCAGAGGGATGAATCCTTCCGTTCGTACAAAAGTTAAGCTTAGAGTGGGAGAAGGTATTACCGGTATCGTTGCTGCTTCCGGTGAAGGGATGATCGTTAACGATGTTACCCAAAACCCACATTACATTTCTATTAAGGACGATATTCTTTCCGAGCTTGCGGTTCCGATGATTGTGGAAGACGAGGTGATCGGAGTTATCTCTCTCGACTCGAGCAGAAAGCAGGCCTTCAGCGATGAGCACCTGGAACTTGTTTCCACTCTGGCCAATATGGCGGCTCAGATCTTTAAGAACCTCCAAACCTTCAGACAATTGGAGCAGAAGAATAAGATCCAACAAGTACTCATAGATATTTCTAGAACCGTAACTTCTACCTTGGTTCTCCAGGAAATTTTCGACGATGTGATGGATCGATTGGATAAATCTCTGAATTTGGAAAGGGGTTCCATCGTTCTATTTGATTCCGAGAAAAATATACTGAAACTCAGTGCGGCTTCCGGACTTACCGCGGAAGAAATGGAGAAGGGAGTATATCTTCCAGGAGAAGGAGTCACTGGAAAAGTTTACGAATCCGGAGAAGCAGTCATTGTTGAATCGATCGTAAGCGATGAAAATTTCCTGAATAGGCTCAATAACGCCAGCCATTTTAAAAACAATCCTGAGAACGTTAGTTTCCTTGCTGCGCCTATTAAGTCGGACACGGATGTATTGGGTGTAGTCAGCGTATTCTTCGTTCATAAAAAATACGTAGATCTAAAAACGTATTTGGACTTCCTCCAGGTTGTTGCCTCCGTAATTTACCAAGCGATCCGCATCCAAAAACTGATCGATGAAGAAAAACGAGAGATTTCCAGAGAGAACATCTTACTAAAACGAGAACTTAAGAATAAGTATAAGTTCGGTTCCTTGATCGGAAAGTCCAAGTCTATGGAAAAACTTTTCGAGATGATCCAGCTTGTTTCCGATTCTCGCGCTTCGATCCTGATCACAGGTGAATCCGGGACCGGAAAAGAGATGATCGCATCTGCGATCCATTACAACTCTTCCAGAGGTGATAAACCTTTTATCAAGATCAACTGTGCCGCTATTCCTGAAAATCTTTTAGAGTCCGAATTATTCGGTCATAAAAAAGGATCGTTTACCGGTGCAGTCGCAGATAAAAAAGGAAAGTTCGAGATGGCCGATACAGGTACCATCTTCTTGGATGAGATCGGAGAGATGGATCTCAATCTTCAGTCCAAACTTTTGAGAGTTCTTCAAGAAAAGGAAATAGAAGCGGTAGGTTCCGTTAAACCTAAAAAGATCGATGTACGGATCATAGCTGCGACTAACGCGGATCTAGAAGATCTGATCTCTCAAAAACTATTCAGAGCGGATCTATATTATCGTTTGAATGTGGTCAATATGCTGACCCCTCCACTTCGCGAAAGACCGGAAGATATTCCTCTTTTGATCAATCACTTTATCAGCAAGTACACTTCCGAGAATATTAAGAAGATCAAAGGGATCACTAGAGAAGCTCATAAACTTCTGATGAGTTATAGCTGGCCGGGTAACGTTCGTGAATTAGAGAACGTGATCGAAAGAGCAGTTGTACTTTCTCAATCCGAAATGTTGGATATACAAGACTTCTCGGAGATCAGCGGACGTATCCTTTACGGTGATGAGGGAGAAGATGTGGAAGTCGGCGTAGATCCGGAAGCTTCTTCCGAAGTTGCAAGTTCCAAGTTCTCCCCTGCTCATTTGGATGCGTTGGACGGAAGAGCTATGGAAGTTGTGGTTGGCGAAGTTGAAGCAAGACTGATCAAGTATGCAATGAAAAAATTCAAATACACCAAGACCAGAGTTGCCAAGTTCTTGGGCATCAACAGAAATACCTTAGATAAGAAGATCAAAGATCTTAAGATAGATTATTAA
- a CDS encoding HD-GYP domain-containing protein, with the protein MDAARDLQKFDFTEEVIQHFRENRIIPVDFYNKHGQILIHKKDMATGDDISRLQKFEKQGIYFLTAEIAKIHPGSGKKSSLDPSFDKLINPTLTLDMSRGATDLLSDIKKFPLNGEHVKEINKSINAVLDDFKSSPNMETGLVNIIEVMKNAGMPVDSEVLTKRTVIAMALKVRAAKVFTKVDMEQKKTEQMNLMMASYLADIGYTQMKIPTHANLKPEELEYIKNHPIISYLMIANLPEIEDPVKSVVLNHHRPHRGEGMNNNYPQTKPLVQKLQGYREKYKDDFRKNLLASDIQRQVKSILTNAISYEDIGILSIAGEFASLTTPQPWREPMDGLKAMKLILNNSFFAYNEKTLKDFFDHVGLSLCDNQPFVKIGDYVIVASQDSNRKVFFEICIIKESHKNSIRPMLERIGTIRPKFANNGKVRISGFEMGSLTVDRRRAIFNLERNADPRRIIYLVDPEIDPEFFDSLDRKVRETYPSRTSSDSDSASKAPVS; encoded by the coding sequence ATGGACGCAGCCAGAGATTTACAAAAATTCGATTTTACGGAAGAAGTGATCCAACACTTTCGAGAAAATAGAATTATACCTGTCGATTTTTATAATAAACACGGGCAGATCCTAATTCATAAAAAAGATATGGCCACCGGAGACGATATCAGTCGTCTTCAAAAATTCGAAAAACAAGGGATCTATTTTTTAACTGCTGAGATCGCTAAGATCCATCCAGGCTCCGGTAAAAAAAGTTCTTTAGATCCTTCTTTCGATAAACTGATTAATCCTACTCTTACTTTGGATATGTCCAGAGGAGCGACCGATCTATTATCCGATATCAAAAAGTTTCCCTTAAATGGAGAGCATGTTAAAGAGATCAATAAATCCATTAACGCGGTCTTAGATGATTTTAAATCCTCTCCGAATATGGAGACTGGACTAGTCAATATTATAGAAGTTATGAAGAATGCCGGAATGCCCGTGGACTCGGAAGTTCTTACTAAAAGAACTGTGATCGCAATGGCATTGAAGGTAAGGGCCGCAAAAGTTTTTACCAAAGTAGATATGGAGCAGAAGAAGACAGAGCAGATGAATCTGATGATGGCTTCTTATCTTGCGGATATCGGCTATACTCAGATGAAGATACCGACTCACGCGAATCTAAAACCGGAAGAGTTGGAATATATCAAGAACCATCCGATCATCAGCTACTTGATGATCGCTAATCTTCCTGAGATCGAAGATCCGGTCAAATCGGTGGTCCTGAATCATCATAGACCTCACCGCGGAGAAGGGATGAATAATAATTATCCCCAAACCAAACCTTTGGTACAAAAGCTCCAAGGTTATAGAGAAAAATACAAAGACGATTTTCGCAAAAATCTTTTAGCTAGCGATATCCAAAGACAAGTAAAGTCTATTCTTACTAACGCGATCTCTTACGAAGATATCGGGATACTATCCATTGCGGGAGAGTTTGCTTCTTTAACGACTCCTCAGCCTTGGAGAGAACCGATGGACGGTCTCAAGGCCATGAAACTAATCTTGAATAATAGTTTCTTTGCTTATAACGAAAAAACACTCAAAGACTTCTTCGATCATGTGGGTCTATCCTTATGCGATAACCAGCCGTTCGTGAAAATCGGAGATTATGTTATTGTAGCTTCTCAAGATTCAAATCGTAAGGTATTCTTCGAGATCTGCATTATCAAAGAATCCCATAAAAATTCCATCCGACCGATGTTAGAAAGGATCGGAACCATCCGACCGAAGTTTGCAAATAACGGTAAAGTCAGGATCTCAGGCTTCGAAATGGGGAGCTTGACCGTGGATAGAAGAAGGGCGATATTCAATTTGGAACGTAATGCCGACCCTAGAAGGATCATCTATCTAGTGGATCCTGAAATAGATCCTGAGTTTTTTGACTCATTGGATCGTAAAGTTAGGGAAACATATCCCTCTAGGACTTCTTCTGATTCGGATTCCGCCTCTAAAGCGCCTGTTTCTTAA
- a CDS encoding SET domain-containing protein: MLKVPTYVSESPIGGLGVFAGRDIEEGELVWEFHPKTVWTLTEEEVQALPERLQNLIYIYSYLFEGQWYFCVDNSRFMNHSDQANTLEDKSGVQGESNPLGRDRAVRKILKDEELTCNYKQFDQNWKEKLPS, from the coding sequence ATGCTAAAAGTACCAACTTATGTTTCCGAGTCTCCAATTGGGGGCCTTGGAGTTTTTGCAGGTAGAGATATAGAAGAAGGCGAACTCGTGTGGGAGTTCCATCCTAAAACCGTTTGGACCCTGACAGAAGAAGAAGTCCAAGCTCTTCCGGAAAGACTTCAAAATCTGATCTATATTTATTCCTATCTATTCGAAGGGCAATGGTACTTCTGCGTGGATAATTCCCGCTTTATGAACCATAGCGATCAAGCAAACACCTTGGAAGATAAAAGTGGAGTCCAGGGAGAAAGTAATCCTTTAGGAAGGGACAGAGCTGTCCGCAAGATCCTAAAGGACGAAGAATTGACCTGTAACTATAAACAATTCGATCAGAACTGGAAGGAAAAACTTCCTTCTTAA
- a CDS encoding c-di-GMP phosphodiesterase encodes MTQFQSGPIDPLRLERFEFNAEVIRQFKESQSIPVDFYNKNGQILIHRKDSASEADINKLQKFELQGIYYLLSERHKVGIQVEQPDSVNGKKVSYIKLVNPDLTLQMARQASDLLKDLRDYPLNGNHVKNVAKAIDGILDDFANSQDVELGLVNVIEVMKSAGVETDSEVLTKRTVISMAMKLRSLKAISIKDSENSKAQQLNLMMAAYMVDIGKVRMKFPVHGNLSTEEFEYVKNHPIISYLMIGNMASIQSPVKTAVLNSHRPYRGEGLNNNYPSTTFLVKKLGEYYEKYKNDPSRSVLVEDMQRQLYILQNNSYSEDDPAIISIAGEFASLSSQQHWRSAYSPITAMKLILNNSFFSYNERVVKEFFDFMALSLCENKSVLNEGDYVIVVSTDSQHKIHFETCVIKEINKNQTRPLLERVGTIRPVFSNKGKLKIVGYDRKTFRPDIRKAVFNLANAVDPRRVIYSIDPELDPPLFDLIDKSYRKTAPKSVA; translated from the coding sequence ATGACTCAATTCCAAAGCGGCCCAATCGATCCTCTCAGGCTTGAAAGATTTGAGTTCAATGCGGAAGTAATCAGGCAGTTTAAGGAAAGCCAATCCATCCCGGTCGATTTTTACAATAAGAACGGACAGATCTTAATCCACCGCAAAGACAGCGCTAGCGAAGCGGATATTAATAAGCTGCAAAAGTTCGAACTACAAGGGATTTATTACCTTCTATCCGAAAGACATAAAGTCGGGATCCAAGTAGAGCAGCCGGACTCGGTAAACGGCAAAAAAGTCTCTTATATCAAATTAGTGAATCCTGATCTTACCTTGCAGATGGCAAGACAGGCTTCCGATCTTCTCAAAGACCTGAGAGATTATCCTTTAAACGGAAATCATGTGAAAAATGTTGCGAAGGCGATCGACGGGATCTTAGATGATTTTGCGAACAGCCAAGACGTTGAATTAGGTTTAGTCAACGTAATCGAAGTAATGAAATCCGCGGGAGTCGAAACAGATTCCGAAGTACTTACCAAAAGAACCGTCATCTCTATGGCGATGAAACTTCGGAGTTTAAAAGCGATCTCCATCAAGGACAGTGAAAATTCTAAAGCCCAACAATTGAATCTAATGATGGCAGCTTATATGGTGGATATAGGCAAGGTCAGAATGAAATTCCCTGTGCATGGGAACTTAAGTACCGAAGAATTCGAATACGTAAAAAATCATCCGATCATTAGTTACTTGATGATAGGGAATATGGCTTCAATACAAAGCCCAGTAAAAACCGCGGTATTAAATAGTCATAGGCCGTATAGGGGAGAAGGATTAAACAATAACTATCCTTCTACGACATTCCTGGTAAAAAAACTGGGAGAATATTACGAAAAATATAAAAACGACCCTTCTAGAAGTGTACTTGTAGAAGATATGCAAAGACAATTGTATATTCTTCAAAATAATTCTTATAGTGAAGATGATCCTGCTATTATTTCCATCGCGGGAGAATTTGCATCTCTCAGCAGCCAGCAACATTGGAGATCGGCATATTCTCCTATTACCGCCATGAAGCTGATCTTGAATAACAGCTTTTTTTCATATAATGAAAGAGTGGTTAAGGAATTTTTCGATTTTATGGCTCTGAGTTTATGCGAGAACAAAAGTGTTCTGAATGAGGGAGACTATGTGATCGTGGTTTCCACGGATTCACAGCATAAGATCCACTTCGAGACCTGTGTGATCAAAGAGATTAATAAAAATCAAACCCGCCCTCTTCTAGAAAGGGTTGGAACGATCAGACCTGTTTTCTCCAATAAAGGAAAACTTAAGATCGTAGGTTACGATCGTAAAACTTTCCGTCCTGATATTAGAAAGGCTGTCTTCAATCTAGCCAACGCAGTGGACCCAAGAAGGGTGATTTATTCTATCGATCCGGAATTAGATCCACCTTTGTTCGATCTGATCGATAAAAGTTACCGCAAAACAGCTCCGAAATCTGTCGCGTAA
- a CDS encoding ABC transporter ATP-binding protein, whose translation MTNKQKFTEGFKFGKTQATYSNSKAAGPKVPPGSQAARGSYSSSLGPSFGGNEPSSESPFLVLLGLGRYFKNYKVRLGIVLGLLFTEIIVYSAIPFSFKFLIDEALIGKNETVLYITGALLIGGTILITAAGTVRDYLYNWVSARAIRDMREELFIHLQRVNLDFYANTRLGDVLSRFSTDLSALENAVLALIPWGISPLLEAIFGTALLFALDWKLGAIATLIWPITFLGPVFFSTRSTAASYERKIEEAKVLTAVEESISAQNLIRVYDLDGAFWDKFKGNCEKLFHVSLRLGLTNSYLERSASGGILLLQAVLLISGAWFAFHGMVSVGALAAFLPPFLNLSYSLLYVSQYFPTMNQASGSARRILEILRTPTFESEGERPFAPSELQNSIKLEDLHFRYKGRTKNLSGVNLEIKKGTYTVILGPSGSGKSTILKFILGMMEPNQGKVTLDGVAMEKIRLDALHSMIGIVFQDTFLFHTSILENIRMGRPDATPEEAIEAAKLAEIHEFISALPDGYETIAGDKGSKLSGGEKQRIALARALVRNPQILLLDEATSALDPITEARILKTLQKLREGRTIVSVTHRLTGLHAADQVVVLKNGSLEPYPSPENDSLSAAAIGL comes from the coding sequence ATGACAAATAAACAGAAATTTACCGAAGGATTCAAATTCGGAAAAACACAAGCGACGTACTCTAACTCAAAAGCTGCCGGACCTAAGGTTCCTCCAGGAAGTCAGGCCGCTAGAGGCTCTTATTCTTCTTCTTTAGGACCAAGTTTTGGGGGAAATGAACCTTCTTCCGAATCTCCTTTTCTAGTTCTTCTAGGATTAGGAAGATATTTTAAAAATTATAAAGTACGCTTGGGAATCGTTTTAGGCCTTCTTTTTACCGAAATCATCGTTTATTCCGCGATTCCTTTCTCTTTTAAGTTTTTGATCGACGAAGCTTTGATCGGAAAGAATGAAACGGTTCTTTATATCACCGGTGCACTTTTGATCGGAGGTACGATCTTAATCACCGCCGCAGGAACAGTCAGGGATTATTTATACAATTGGGTCTCCGCTCGTGCCATAAGAGACATGAGAGAAGAGTTATTCATTCATTTACAAAGAGTAAATCTGGACTTTTATGCAAATACTCGTTTGGGAGATGTTCTCTCAAGATTCTCCACAGACTTGTCCGCATTAGAGAACGCAGTACTTGCATTGATCCCTTGGGGAATCTCTCCATTATTAGAAGCAATTTTTGGAACTGCATTATTATTCGCTTTGGATTGGAAGTTAGGCGCAATTGCGACCTTGATCTGGCCGATCACTTTTTTAGGACCTGTATTCTTCTCCACTAGATCTACAGCAGCAAGCTACGAAAGAAAGATAGAAGAAGCCAAGGTCCTCACCGCCGTTGAAGAATCTATCTCCGCTCAGAACCTGATCCGTGTTTATGACTTGGACGGAGCTTTTTGGGACAAATTTAAGGGCAACTGTGAAAAACTATTTCATGTTTCCTTAAGATTAGGATTAACGAATTCTTATTTGGAACGTTCTGCTTCCGGTGGGATTTTACTTTTACAAGCGGTACTTTTGATCTCGGGTGCATGGTTTGCATTCCATGGAATGGTGAGCGTGGGAGCTTTGGCGGCTTTTCTTCCTCCATTCTTGAATTTGTCTTATTCTCTACTTTATGTGTCCCAGTATTTTCCTACAATGAACCAAGCAAGCGGTTCCGCTAGAAGAATATTAGAGATCTTAAGAACTCCAACCTTTGAATCGGAAGGAGAACGTCCGTTTGCGCCTTCTGAATTGCAAAATTCCATCAAACTGGAAGATTTACATTTCCGTTATAAAGGTAGAACTAAAAACCTAAGCGGTGTAAACCTGGAGATCAAAAAAGGAACTTATACTGTGATCCTTGGACCAAGCGGTTCCGGAAAAAGTACCATTCTTAAGTTTATCCTAGGAATGATGGAACCGAACCAAGGAAAAGTTACCTTGGACGGAGTCGCAATGGAGAAAATCCGTTTGGATGCGCTTCATTCCATGATCGGGATCGTATTCCAAGATACTTTCTTATTCCATACTAGCATTCTGGAAAACATTCGTATGGGACGTCCTGACGCAACTCCTGAAGAAGCGATCGAAGCTGCAAAACTTGCAGAGATCCATGAATTCATTTCTGCACTTCCTGATGGATACGAAACGATTGCAGGAGACAAGGGTTCTAAACTTTCAGGCGGAGAAAAACAAAGGATCGCACTTGCGAGAGCATTAGTGAGAAATCCTCAAATCCTTCTCTTGGATGAGGCGACTTCCGCATTGGATCCGATCACAGAAGCAAGGATCTTAAAAACTCTCCAAAAATTGAGAGAAGGAAGAACGATCGTTTCCGTAACCCATAGACTGACCGGTTTGCATGCTGCAGACCAAGTAGTTGTCTTGAAAAATGGAAGTCTGGAACCTTATCCTTCTCCGGAAAATGATTCACTTTCCGCTGCCGCTATCGGATTATAG
- a CDS encoding GAF domain-containing SpoIIE family protein phosphatase, whose amino-acid sequence MSCVFCGEFYLPDGKLKDGKFLCNTCGREWILEKRKRNRIKPPEVHALSNEILLEFLSLFNTSPNLDDLLQNFTNLAFRKLNLPGISVMVYEPRLDRILVKSCKNKKGPALEKLAFRMEIKKGDNGPLGQAIETCKSIYYRFDEQPHKQIRQYGRVNKVESELSVPIHLKKEVLGLINVDYEKDDPIQAEKDRYFLELIASQFATTLKNRILFEVSQTQSRNFRNLHSAALKLSSLGFKYRTEIFRVILLSLTEFSESNLFVLLERKIDEAGQTISTEGHILTGSPRAPEIKLNVQLKGEWNVLKKSTGSALLMDSSDLKEWKTLGSNGKKKHLAILPVLRSDNSEIWILLAKEEELHWSPEEIDVLNAFAVQAGISVQNFHLFHQRAEKERLDKEIEIARDLQRSLLPRKMPDHPDYEFGGIMVPAIGVGGDYYDFITHPTNKETYVCIGDVSGKGVPAGIVMATVRTVIHSLVRKNPTPWEILVTVNTYLYQNYFKDIVSPRFMSLTIIHWDQNENRFVFSGGGQGNILVYRKKENRLEEIPTGGVVLGIDPDIDHFENSGEFYLEPGDFFLMFTDGVWEAMDPSEDFFEMDRLHKCVFEARKESLPLLLETVLKKIKNFTGEREQTDDITLIGVKRLQ is encoded by the coding sequence ATGTCCTGCGTATTTTGCGGAGAATTTTATCTGCCGGACGGTAAACTCAAAGATGGAAAATTTCTTTGTAATACCTGCGGAAGAGAATGGATCTTAGAAAAAAGAAAACGGAACAGGATCAAACCTCCGGAAGTTCACGCATTATCCAATGAGATATTATTAGAATTTCTTTCTCTATTTAATACTAGTCCGAATCTGGACGACCTTCTTCAAAACTTTACCAATCTAGCATTCAGAAAATTGAATCTTCCCGGGATCTCGGTTATGGTATACGAGCCTAGATTAGATCGAATCCTGGTAAAATCCTGTAAAAACAAAAAAGGTCCCGCATTAGAGAAGTTAGCCTTTCGAATGGAGATAAAAAAAGGGGACAACGGACCTCTAGGACAGGCAATCGAGACCTGCAAATCGATATATTATAGATTCGACGAACAACCTCATAAACAGATCAGACAATACGGCCGAGTAAACAAAGTAGAATCGGAACTTTCCGTTCCAATCCATCTCAAAAAGGAAGTATTAGGATTAATTAATGTAGATTATGAAAAAGACGATCCGATACAAGCGGAGAAGGATCGTTATTTTCTGGAATTGATCGCAAGTCAGTTCGCAACCACATTAAAGAACAGAATTCTTTTCGAGGTTTCCCAAACACAATCCAGGAATTTCAGAAATCTTCACTCTGCTGCTTTAAAACTGAGTAGTTTAGGATTCAAATATAGAACTGAAATTTTCCGGGTCATTCTTCTTTCCTTAACCGAATTCTCGGAAAGTAATCTTTTCGTTTTGTTAGAAAGAAAAATTGACGAGGCAGGACAAACAATCTCTACGGAAGGACATATACTAACAGGAAGTCCAAGAGCTCCGGAGATCAAATTAAATGTACAATTAAAGGGAGAATGGAACGTACTTAAAAAATCTACGGGATCCGCACTCCTAATGGATTCCTCGGATCTAAAAGAATGGAAAACCTTAGGCAGTAACGGAAAGAAAAAACATCTAGCGATCTTACCGGTATTACGTTCGGACAATTCTGAGATCTGGATACTTCTCGCCAAAGAAGAAGAACTACACTGGAGTCCTGAAGAAATAGATGTATTAAACGCATTTGCCGTCCAAGCAGGGATCTCGGTCCAAAACTTTCACTTATTCCATCAGAGAGCGGAAAAAGAAAGATTGGATAAGGAAATTGAGATCGCTAGAGATCTGCAAAGATCCTTACTCCCAAGAAAAATGCCGGATCATCCGGATTACGAATTCGGAGGGATTATGGTACCGGCAATCGGAGTAGGTGGAGACTATTACGATTTTATAACACATCCTACTAATAAAGAAACTTATGTTTGTATCGGAGATGTGAGCGGCAAAGGAGTTCCTGCCGGGATCGTGATGGCAACCGTTAGAACTGTGATCCATTCTCTCGTTCGGAAAAATCCAACTCCATGGGAAATTTTAGTAACGGTAAATACCTATCTATATCAAAATTATTTTAAGGATATCGTATCTCCTCGTTTTATGTCATTGACGATTATTCATTGGGACCAAAACGAGAATCGTTTTGTTTTCAGCGGCGGCGGCCAGGGAAACATTCTAGTTTATCGTAAAAAAGAAAATCGTTTGGAAGAAATCCCTACAGGAGGAGTTGTTTTGGGTATAGATCCTGACATAGATCATTTTGAGAATAGCGGAGAATTTTACTTAGAGCCAGGGGATTTCTTCCTAATGTTTACGGATGGTGTTTGGGAAGCTATGGATCCTTCCGAAGACTTTTTCGAAATGGATCGTTTGCATAAATGTGTTTTTGAAGCTAGAAAAGAAAGTCTCCCTCTTCTTTTGGAAACCGTCTTAAAAAAGATAAAAAACTTTACCGGAGAAAGGGAACAGACAGATGATATTACTTTAATAGGCGTAAAACGCTTACAATAA
- a CDS encoding ACT domain-containing protein, which yields MIEFNYKEEYGVYRVTLKTSETAPGTLHKMVKAMFFMGFEILSGDIRTIKDGDSMISYDEFLLKSPETDSKIKASKLGVLMSSVFSDDNALEEMIQTSSEIDIRNTFYLGQDSQLEFEDLPGNSATKFYLEAPDRKGLLYFVTGVLKDLGINILSGEVRTDGKSLKAQDTFILTDSRTGLGFAGSSTEERIRRYILQSSLNQV from the coding sequence ATGATAGAATTTAACTACAAAGAAGAATATGGAGTCTATAGGGTTACTCTTAAGACTTCTGAAACTGCCCCTGGAACACTTCATAAAATGGTGAAGGCAATGTTCTTTATGGGATTCGAGATCCTTTCCGGAGATATTCGTACGATCAAAGACGGCGACTCCATGATCAGCTACGACGAGTTTCTTCTTAAATCCCCTGAAACAGATTCTAAAATTAAGGCATCCAAACTAGGAGTCTTAATGTCTTCCGTCTTTTCCGATGATAATGCTCTGGAAGAGATGATCCAAACCTCAAGTGAAATAGATATTCGAAATACATTTTATCTAGGACAAGATTCTCAATTGGAGTTTGAAGACTTACCCGGTAATTCTGCTACGAAGTTCTACTTAGAAGCTCCGGATAGAAAAGGATTATTATACTTTGTAACCGGAGTTTTAAAGGATCTGGGGATCAATATTCTCTCCGGCGAAGTTAGAACTGACGGTAAGTCCTTAAAAGCCCAGGATACATTCATACTAACCGACTCTCGTACAGGACTCGGGTTTGCCGGCAGCTCCACAGAAGAACGGATCCGTAGATATATTCTGCAAAGCAGCCTAAATCAAGTTTGA